A part of Neovison vison isolate M4711 chromosome 6, ASM_NN_V1, whole genome shotgun sequence genomic DNA contains:
- the LOC122910333 gene encoding keratin-associated protein 25-1, producing the protein MYNRAQNYLSSRFHPQNHLSYGCQSQNFIFGGYRPLNFVSRACHPLRYLSYDCQPFGYVFSSFRPLDYVSNRFQPVHYIYNSFHPACSFGTWQSPFIRRSC; encoded by the coding sequence ATGTATAACAGAGCTCAGAACTACTTGTCAAGTCGTTTCCACCCCCAGAACCACCTCTCTTATGGCTGTCAGTCACAGAACTTCATCTTCGGTGGGTATCGACCACTGAATTTTGTGTCCCGGGCCTGCCATCCTTTGAGGTATCTCTCCTATGACTGTCAACCTTTTGGTTATGTGTTCAGCAGCTTCCGACCCCTGGACTATGTGTCTAATAGGTTTCAACCGGTTCACTACATATACAACAGTTTCCATCCAGCTTGCTCCTTTGGGACTTGGCAATCTCCATTTATTAGAAGATCATGCTGA